A single Phragmites australis chromosome 4, lpPhrAust1.1, whole genome shotgun sequence DNA region contains:
- the LOC133916059 gene encoding probable protein S-acyltransferase 17 → MEVPWLLVAHGSVTALVVVSFLCGQWPIFEGTFVERINHFLTFGAYHHLLWLVQAVCGTGARDLVLGIEQYCCDRPNPILQVFYVAIIGVTYFIVVQTSFKYIPGYYVSGLHRYLSIVAVLVGSILFVLTSFSDPGTVTKDNVSQYVSSYPYDNIIYVEKECSTCKITRPARAKHCRICDRCVARFDHHCGWMNNCIGEKNARYFVAFLVWHFLLCVYGALVLGFILAGELKERKVIYIFTAYYGIDYSFSGLFPHVAQWLLAVHNTQILLSVFLAILALLLGGFCAYHAHLCLTNTTTNETFKWQDYIMWMKKENEAKANAAALKASIGSVNSEAQKSPPSKWRAFLLRSRTPGDEPVVKNNIYNRGMIKNLWEVIVPLSERKSFSRRKSE, encoded by the exons ATGGAAGTGCCGTGGCTGCTGGTGGCACACGGGTCGGTGACGGCGCTGGTGGTGGTGTCGTTCCTGTGCGGGCAGTGGCCCATCTTCGAGGGCACCTTCGTCGAGCGCATCAACCACTTCCTCACCTTCGGTGCATACCACCACCTCCT GTGGCTCGTGCAGGCGGTGTGCGGCACCGGGGCCAGGGATCTCGTCCTCGGCATCGAGCAGTACTGCTGCGACCGACCCAACCCGATCCTGCAG GTTTTTTATGTTGCCATAATTGGGGTGACATATTTTATAGTAGTGCAGACATCTTTCAAGTACATTCCTGGGTATTATGTGAGTGGATTGCACAG ATATTTGAGTATCGTGGCTGTTCTTGTTGGTTCTATACTCTTCGTGCTCACTAGCTTTTCTGATCCTGGGACTGTTACTAAGGACAATGTCTCTCAATATGTATCTTCTTACCCATACGACAACATTATTTATGTGGAGAAAGAATGTTCTACTTGCAAGATTACTAG ACCAGCCAGGGCAAAGCACTGTAGAATATGTGATAGATGTGTTGCTCGATTTGATCACCATTGTGGATGGATG AATAATTGCATTGGGGAGAAAAATGCTCGCTATTTTGTGGCCTTTTTAGTTTG GCATTTTCTTTTATGTGTGTACGGAGCATTAGTCCTTGGCTTCATTCTTGCTGGTGAGCTAAAAGAGAGGAAAGTTATCTACATATTTACAG CTTATTATGGTATTGATTACTCATTCTCTGGCCTATTTCCACATGTCGCACAG TGGTTGCTTGCTGTGCATAACACTCAGATACTTCTGAGCGTATTTTTGGCTATATTAGCGTTGCTCCTTGGTGGTTTCTGTGCTTACCATGCACACCTTTGTTTAACAAATACGACAACCAACGAG ACATTCAAATGGCAAGACTATATCATGTGGATGAAAAAGGAGAATGAAGCAAAGGCAAATGCTGCTGCACTCAAGGCCAGCATAGGCTCAGTTAACAGCGAAGCACAGAAATCTCCTCCAAGCAAATGGAGGGCATTCCTCCTTAGATCCCGAACACCGGGTGACGAGCCAGTTGTGAAAAATAACATATATAACAGAGGCATGATCAAAAACTTGTGGGAGGTGATCGTCCCTTTATCAGAGCGGAAGTCATTTTCCCGAAGGAAATCAGAATGA